The DNA sequence ACTGTGTTTTTGAGGTCTCTGGCTGGATTCAAGTTATTGAGATGCTTCTGTGTACCTCCGAATCCATCTTGCTTCCCCATGCAATCACATCATCAAATCAATAGAGAATTCCTCTGGTGGTCATTCATGCCCATGCCACTTTGTTTCACTGGCAAGATAGCATGCTTTGGATCACAAGCAGTTCCTGTTTTTCTCCACATTCTCCAACACTCTGGTAGAGTTTAATATTTGTCTCATCTTTAAGGCTTTTTTCCTGATCTCTTATGTCTTGTGATAAAATCTTCCTCTCTTTATAGTGCCTTCTTCTCTTTCCAGTATCTTACGCATATGCCACAGTAGATGGTGGTCAAGAGTGGTCACTGATTTTTCCACGGTCTGATAGTGTGTTTCTGCTTGGTAACAATTTGACGTTTGTTTTGGCAGCTCTAATGTTTAGGCTGTTTCTCTGATTGATTTATCTTCAGTCTTCTATCTGATGGCTTTCTTTATTAACGACTCTCCTCCACCTAATTTTCAGAGAACACACCACTAGATTATGGAAAACAATTTACGCATTTTCTAGCTCTGCTGTGAGTGATCTAATGATGCAACTGTACACATTTAGCCAGTAAATAATTTAGCAGCGATCCCTAATGTCCCTAAATTTGGGGGGGATTCATGGTTCAACCAAAACTGAGGTAAATACCCTGTTGACAGTTTTATTGGTTACAGTTTTAATGTGGTTATGTACATAGCCAACACAACAAACGCCCTTGTCCAAAGCACTCTATATTAAGTAAGTTTTAAAACGTGAACATTTAACGATGGACTTATTATTGCGGGAAGAGCATTTGCAACCAATCGGATTGTTCCTCACTTCAGTCTCCTCCTTACGGATATAGAATATAAATCCTGTGTCGATTAGCACTCGCCTTACGCCGAAAATGCAAGACTCGTTGACATTTTTATTCGAGAAGATCTTTCTtctttgtaatgtttttaaaacttcttGGTCGCCGGACGAGTGCGCACCAAAATGCGCAGCGCCCTTGCTCCGGAGAGGTGATTTATTGGAAGTTGAGCGCACGCTGTTCATTCATTTCGGCATCTATCTGGGAGATAATAAAGTCGCACATTTGATGCCCGACATCATGCCTGTGCTAACTAACGACAAAGAGCTAATCAAACCAGTCGTTACAAACAAAAGACTAATTTTAGGTTGTATTTACAAAAATGCGAGTGTACGTGTCGATTCAGTTGAGGATTTTGCGTACGGCGCAAATATCTTGGTGAACGACATGGATAAGAAAATTAATATACACGCAATGTCAAACGAAGAAGTCGCGAAAAGAGCTGAAAAACTTATCGGGGCGATCCCGTATAGCTTGCTTTGGAATAACTGTGAGCATTTTGTCACTTATTGCAGATATGGAACACCTGTCAGTCAGCAGACTGAGAAGGTAAGATTCCTTTTGATTACTCGGTCTTCGTGAATTCTACACAACTCCGGCCTTTCCTTAATATTTTGCATGACAAAACATATGACACAGGTATCTTAGTATACGAATTATTTCCTGCGTTATTGAAAATCAATTAACCACATTGACTGTAAATCAgttaataatgcattataatggGACATTTGAATTTCATCCCCCTTGTATCTTTAATGCCCCACAGTACTAAGGAGTACCAAGTTATCTTGCAGATATTTTTCACCATAACAAATGCAATTAAGagactgtttgtttttagctaTTGATGAattttctttgtccttttcAGTTCTGTAACTTTCTGAAAATGGCCATTCGTGACCAGAGAAGCGTACTTCTGACCAGTCTCCTAGGAGTCATGTCCATCCTTTACTTTGGTGTTGCCCCTacaactacattacccacaatccTCATACCATTCACTCTGTGGATGGCTGGCTGAGCAACACTTCAAAGACTCCAGCCAAGAAACACTACCTTCCAGATGGCCTACTGATGTATCATTCCAGCAGTCCTGGAATCTAGCGAAATGTTCAGGCTGATTGTTGATCCTAGCGATGTTCACATGGTGTGTACACTCAGCAGCTGCTGTATTACAAACGCCCACTTCGTTATGGCCACTGTATGTACACCTGTCTTCTAGGTGCATTTTGTGTACAATTATACACACAGTTTGCCAGCCATCCTCTGGCAAGCACAATTTCAGTCACCCTTCACCCCATTCACAGTGAACCTCCAGAAACTGATTATTTGGGTGGTGAGCCATTCTTAACACAGGTTTAACACTGACTTGGTAGTGGCATGGCCAAGGGTGTTGAGCTGGTAGTATGCATGTTGGGCACAGTTGTTTCAGGGTGGTTTTTTTATGTATGCAAGATGTAGACATGACTGCTAGATTGAATGTGGCCCATCAGTCAAAAGTATTCAGCCAGTAGTCAGAAGCTGTCCACGAGTCGGAGGATGGTTAACCCAAACCTTGCAAGGCAACAGATGGGATATAGAATTTAATACAGTAGTGTTTTTAGTGAAATGGTGGGTGAGTATATTTGATGCCTCTTAAGTTAGTCCCTGATGGGCCATAAGCAGAGTTATCTTTTGCTTCATAGTGATTTGGACATGCATTTTACAACTTGGGTAAATTTCATGTTCATGTGGAAGTAGCTTATTTATCATTATGGAGGATTTTAATTTGGCTTTTTTTGTATGTAGATTATCATGTAAGACATGTACTTGCACacaatctttatttttaaagcactgaCTCAAGCTGACTAAATCTGTTTAAGAACAGtaatgtacatgtgtaatatAGTCTATTGAACTTGGGTCACATAATAAAAAGGATTGTATCCACATTGTACATTGACTTGTCAAATCTTCCTATAAACtaagtatttaaaaacaatgggGAGAATTCCAAGAGACACATAGGAGGGCATGTACATAATAGTAACATGAACCATTACCAGTTATATTAATTCAGGGGTGTGTGGATTggtaagacttttttttttttttttttttttttttttttttttaagcatcaTGTGCAGTCTGTTATTTGCCAAGTGATAGCCTTGTATTTTTAGATGTGACACAAAATTGACAAAAGCATATACAAACAACTGAAGCAGTGCAATGATGACAATGAAGAGTGGCTTTAGAATGTTTTTGAAGTAAAAGGGACCATGGGCTTCCATTTACTTTGTAGATGTTTCCACAGAGGTGCTGCTGGGGAATTTTAAGTTCCTTCTTGGCATGAAATGATCCCCCAAACAGTGGtgaagcagagaaaacagaggcCACAGGTCACAGAGCCATTCCAAGCCACTTGGAGCTAAGATATGATTCTAGGGTAGATGTTAAACAGCTAGGTATAAAGAATTATGATTATTTTCAgtaggatttaaaaaaaatatcctgTATAGTAAATTATACTGTTCATCATACAGGGGTAGCCTCTTTCCATAGGAATGGATTGCTCAAAATCAATAATGTAAGTTAGACGCCAATATCTCTCTTAACCCATGGCTGGGCATGTCCTCTACCTCTTGGGAATAAGCCTTTTTCCAACAGGCCTTTTTCAGCCGTTGTCATAACTGTGGAACACCACCCAGTTTGAAGAGAGCCAATCATGTCAGTGTTCAAATATGATATTTAGAGGGTGATGCTGACAGTTTAGATGTTCTATCAAACCAAACTGCTTGGTCCAACCTGTTTCAGATGGTGTATCACAGAAAAGGCAATCGTCACATTTAGATCATCACCTGTGGAAGCATCACCTCGATACCTACATGTTTgtggcagtaaaaaaaaaaaaaaaaaagtttcctttTTGAACAAAGAGTGGTTGGcctatattttattaaatcaaGCTGCCTGGGGCAATATGTTAAgcataataaataagtaaataaataaatacataaagtgaaatgcttataattccAGAATGTCACAAACAGATTAGAAAGTTCACTGCATGATACTCCGCATTATGAATTCCTCAACCTATTGATTGAGAACAAAATATGGTTGTCCGAGTATGTGTCTCAGTGAGAATTAGTTTGTCTATATGCTTTGAGTCACTCAAACACGCTTGTGTTATGAGGTTACATGCATTTAGAGCTTAGTCCCATCCGCAAACGTGCTTTTATATATCATCTGGAACCTGAGCTCCTGTGAGAACGTTTGTTTAAACAACTTTGCAAAAAATTCACATGCTCAATGACTACAGTATTTATACTTTCTAATCCCATAAGCATGTGTGATTTGGCATGTGTACAACCTCTAAGATCATGGGCTGAAAGATTGATCCCAAATACTAAGATCcctccaagaaaaaaaaatacactgcaaaCTACATGTTTGGCACTAAAAATCAAGACAATTCAGGGTcccctttattttaaaatatcaaaagttTTATACAATTCCCATAACATCCCATTTTGCACAGGAACTACTGCATTATATGTAGTATTTTCCCTTGGTTTTTGACATTTACATGACTATGTTCTAAACAAATGTATGAAAACCTGTTTAATGTAATACAGAAACACTGCAGTCTAGACTCTGAAAATGATGACAAACTATTcataaactgaaaatattttcaaatcaaCTATAGACATATCTCTATCATGCTACGGGAGAAACCCGCTGCAGTAGGCAGCAGCACCACCTAGTGTTTAAAGAAACACTCAATAAACGCTTGCGCGTGATCGTTTGGACTCGAAATGAATGGAAAATACGTTTacaaagaattaaataaattcCACAGTATGGACTTCAGTAGAAAAACAGCTGTCCTTCAAGTTCTGAAACAACTATCAGTAAGGTTGTTCCCAGTGGCTGTGACTCCTCTCActttcctctgcctttgctgATCCAGGACCAGCTATTCTAGTCATAATCTCAACCTAACTCATTATAAATAGCAAAAACCTACACACTAAGTAGAGTCCTTCCTGTCGTTCAGACACTTGCTTGGCAGTTGTGTTCTAAGAACATTACTGTGATAAATTCAATGGCTGCTTTTAGCAAAGGCCAAAAATCATGATTTTATGACACTTTGCCTATTCTGCATACACTAATTTTTAGAAGCCACCTCGGAATTGCAGACACAGGAAGTGCTGTCTATGCTTCACGATGAGAGGAGAATTCATAAGGTGGGTAATGAGGGGGATAATAAGGGACAGGTGTTGGTGATGAGTGTCACTATGGAGACGGCTAGTATTCTGGGGATGAGGACCTCTTGTGTTTAGAAGCAGTATCCATACTGGCAATATTGTGATTCCTTATCATcttacaataacaacaaaaaaaatgtctttgagTGTATTATTGTACCAGATCAAAGAAATGCATGTTCTGATAGCACATA is a window from the Electrophorus electricus isolate fEleEle1 chromosome 9, fEleEle1.pri, whole genome shotgun sequence genome containing:
- the LOC113583875 gene encoding lecithin retinol acyltransferase-like encodes the protein MQDSLTFLFEKIFLLCNVFKTSWSPDECAPKCAAPLLRRGDLLEVERTLFIHFGIYLGDNKVAHLMPDIMPVLTNDKELIKPVVTNKRLILGCIYKNASVRVDSVEDFAYGANILVNDMDKKINIHAMSNEEVAKRAEKLIGAIPYSLLWNNCEHFVTYCRYGTPVSQQTEKFCNFLKMAIRDQRSVLLTSLLGVMSILYFGVAPTTTLPTILIPFTLWMAG